The Haloplasma contractile SSD-17B genome has a segment encoding these proteins:
- a CDS encoding nuclease-related domain-containing protein — protein sequence MAKVINKHKNSLKEKYQKQIKLYSIFMFDILLIICIYLLVSFYFKHVAVFAVGLLITGFMIYEINKRAKVHKKEAKKYHIGYMGEKHVSKLLKRLPRSYNVINDLDLLINTERCQMDHLVIGPSGIYVIETKNYTGQLKGNDYDEVISQTFESSKIHYKKNPTHQIDRQMDLFKQLLYEHGYTIDVRGILFFANKHVKVEIDSDIAAIFTIDQNCQELSDYIKTNDSTNKPLTRDIQRELIHLVLEYNEK from the coding sequence ATGGCTAAGGTTATTAATAAGCATAAAAATAGTTTAAAAGAGAAGTATCAAAAACAAATTAAATTATATTCGATCTTTATGTTTGATATCTTGTTAATCATTTGTATCTATCTTTTAGTCTCGTTTTACTTTAAACACGTAGCCGTATTCGCTGTCGGATTACTAATAACCGGTTTTATGATTTACGAGATCAATAAACGTGCTAAAGTTCATAAAAAAGAGGCAAAAAAATACCATATTGGTTATATGGGTGAAAAGCATGTTTCAAAACTTTTAAAACGACTCCCTCGTTCCTATAACGTCATTAACGACCTAGATTTATTAATAAACACTGAGCGTTGTCAAATGGATCATTTAGTGATAGGACCAAGTGGCATTTATGTAATTGAGACGAAAAATTATACAGGACAATTAAAAGGTAACGATTACGATGAGGTAATTTCTCAGACATTTGAAAGTTCAAAGATTCATTATAAAAAAAATCCCACTCATCAAATTGATCGTCAAATGGATTTATTTAAGCAGTTATTATACGAACATGGTTATACAATCGATGTTAGAGGAATCTTATTTTTTGCAAATAAACATGTTAAGGTAGAAATCGATAGTGATATAGCAGCAATTTTTACAATTGATCAAAACTGTCAAGAGTTAAGTGATTATATTAAGACAAATGATTCTACTAACAAACCGTTAACGCGAGATATACAACGTGAACTCATTCATTTAGTGCTAGAATATAATGAAAAATAA
- a CDS encoding ATP-binding protein, with product MKRLMKIKLINWHGFVNETVEVNGNCVITGENGAGKSTLLDAVQYVITGGKVKFNSAANMKARRDLEGYVRCKIGTDKKTYLREGDVTSHVALEFYDDLSERSVVLGVAIDVSSNQTRPKEQFYCIDDKRITEAWYIKDRVPVKINDFKKIIRNFSSTLPMTKGESRLLMLNKLDINDVKYVELLPKALAFKPIDNVKDFVYNFLLDDKPINIDKLRETTKAYHHFGTLLCDVKTKLDDLQTIVDTYKQLEQKKKQQNLYKNIVTFSERDLFLHKIGDRTKTIESLQEQINERKDRINGVEVEQKKLDVKKKELIKQMSSLGQNNEKEEIKNKILVKEEELKGLKQQYDYVLNQLKTVITQLEGITEQLTSKANHDLLYELKQFELNQNHIDKFRHILQKIIDTYDDLKEKNREKLMFLKQKEKELNQEVRDKRETLTNLEQKEVPYRREISELRQTIQEEIRKQGYPDFKVHVFCECLEINDDLWRDAIEGYLNSQRFDLIVSPQFFDKALTIYEQVKFKKKIYGVGLVNTGKISIYKGTHPGSLSSKVDTNNIHARLYANMLLNRVVCCEQVNELKNHRTAITPTCMVYNNYTARQIHANVYKTPFIGRDAIKKQVTKYRDDLNELTAKKYEIEQEISKVNGIIEQLGTKKLYEILSNTHYIRTYYKELSDLNDLKEAAEHVELDDHYLTLERNLDTLDETSRGLNKQINELYTEIGSLKKQKSELSNELNDTENKMAKLDEEIDDLIERNHNHYTESKEAYNEMLKEIEFIDVIDQCKKQLDENQKTITSLYSQLKVLKNEYNYKYQSSFDENEKTIKPYIETFEKIKNSTLLDYEEKVQELREKTELEFKEHFIAKLQENIKKSHKEIRVLNEALEGKQFGKDAYQFVFTPSRGKEKYYKLIMDDSILENFSLYSDVMDPKSSAILHELLEKITEDDKESESLINDFTDYRKYMDYDIKILHDNGDTSSFSKVCREKSGGETQTPYYVIIAASFVKLFNQDSAGIVLYDEAFNNMDESRIQTMMEFYQSLNMQMMIAVPPQRMETLMPYMSTVLVVIKEKDYTYIEPFNHHF from the coding sequence ATGAAGCGATTAATGAAAATCAAACTAATTAATTGGCATGGCTTTGTAAATGAAACCGTTGAAGTAAATGGAAACTGTGTTATAACGGGTGAGAATGGAGCGGGTAAATCTACGTTACTCGATGCCGTACAGTATGTAATAACTGGGGGAAAAGTAAAATTTAACTCTGCAGCAAATATGAAAGCCAGAAGAGACTTAGAAGGGTATGTTCGATGTAAGATTGGAACTGATAAAAAAACATATTTGAGAGAGGGAGATGTAACAAGCCATGTTGCGCTTGAATTTTATGATGATTTAAGTGAACGATCGGTAGTCTTAGGGGTAGCCATCGATGTCTCAAGTAACCAAACGCGACCGAAGGAACAATTTTATTGTATAGATGACAAGCGAATTACAGAAGCGTGGTATATTAAAGATCGAGTGCCAGTAAAAATTAACGATTTTAAAAAGATTATTCGTAACTTTTCCTCGACGCTTCCTATGACCAAAGGTGAATCACGTCTTTTGATGTTAAATAAACTTGATATTAACGATGTCAAATACGTAGAACTATTGCCTAAAGCGTTAGCCTTTAAACCGATTGATAATGTTAAAGACTTCGTCTACAACTTTCTATTAGATGACAAACCGATTAATATAGACAAGCTTAGAGAGACAACGAAGGCGTACCATCATTTTGGAACGCTCCTTTGTGATGTTAAGACAAAACTAGATGATTTACAAACGATAGTTGATACATATAAGCAGTTAGAACAGAAGAAAAAACAACAGAATCTATATAAAAACATCGTAACATTTTCCGAGAGAGACCTCTTTTTACATAAGATAGGGGACCGAACAAAGACGATTGAATCATTACAAGAACAAATTAATGAACGTAAAGATCGAATTAACGGAGTTGAGGTCGAGCAGAAAAAGTTAGATGTAAAAAAGAAAGAGCTTATTAAACAAATGTCGTCACTTGGACAGAACAATGAGAAAGAGGAAATTAAAAATAAAATTTTAGTAAAGGAAGAAGAACTAAAGGGTTTAAAGCAGCAATACGATTATGTCTTAAATCAGCTTAAGACGGTGATCACACAGTTAGAAGGCATTACAGAACAACTAACATCCAAGGCGAATCATGATTTATTATATGAACTTAAACAGTTTGAACTAAATCAAAATCATATAGATAAATTTAGACATATACTTCAAAAAATAATAGACACCTATGATGATTTAAAAGAAAAAAATAGAGAAAAGTTAATGTTTCTTAAGCAAAAAGAGAAAGAGTTAAATCAAGAAGTGAGAGATAAAAGAGAGACTCTTACGAATTTAGAACAAAAAGAAGTCCCGTATAGACGGGAAATCAGTGAATTAAGACAAACCATACAAGAGGAAATCAGAAAACAAGGGTATCCGGATTTTAAGGTTCATGTGTTTTGTGAATGTTTAGAGATTAATGATGATCTATGGCGTGATGCGATAGAAGGTTATTTAAACAGTCAGCGTTTTGACTTAATAGTATCCCCTCAATTCTTTGACAAAGCACTTACTATTTATGAACAGGTTAAGTTTAAAAAGAAAATTTATGGGGTTGGATTAGTTAATACCGGTAAGATATCAATTTATAAGGGGACACATCCTGGCAGCTTATCTAGCAAAGTCGATACAAATAATATCCATGCAAGACTTTACGCGAACATGCTTTTAAATCGTGTAGTGTGCTGTGAACAGGTGAATGAGTTAAAGAATCATCGAACAGCAATCACGCCAACCTGTATGGTCTATAACAACTATACGGCAAGACAAATTCATGCAAATGTGTACAAAACACCATTTATTGGTCGTGATGCAATTAAGAAGCAAGTAACAAAATATCGAGATGACCTAAATGAGTTGACTGCAAAAAAGTATGAAATAGAACAGGAAATTAGTAAAGTGAATGGAATAATCGAACAACTAGGAACAAAGAAACTTTATGAAATCTTATCGAATACTCATTATATAAGAACATACTATAAAGAATTGTCAGACTTAAACGATTTAAAGGAAGCAGCAGAACATGTTGAACTTGACGATCACTATTTAACATTAGAACGCAATTTAGATACATTAGATGAGACGTCTAGAGGACTTAATAAACAAATCAATGAACTCTATACGGAAATAGGAAGCCTTAAAAAACAAAAATCTGAACTATCAAATGAGCTTAATGATACTGAAAATAAAATGGCTAAACTAGATGAAGAAATTGATGACCTAATTGAACGCAATCATAACCATTATACAGAGTCTAAAGAAGCGTATAACGAGATGTTAAAAGAAATAGAGTTTATAGACGTTATCGATCAATGCAAGAAGCAATTAGATGAAAACCAAAAGACTATTACAAGTCTTTATAGTCAATTAAAAGTCTTAAAGAATGAGTACAATTACAAGTATCAAAGTAGTTTTGATGAAAATGAGAAAACGATTAAACCCTATATTGAGACTTTTGAAAAAATTAAAAATAGTACCTTACTCGATTATGAAGAGAAGGTACAAGAACTAAGAGAAAAGACTGAACTAGAATTTAAAGAGCACTTTATTGCGAAACTACAAGAAAACATTAAGAAGTCACATAAGGAAATTAGGGTATTAAATGAGGCTTTAGAAGGTAAACAGTTTGGTAAGGATGCTTATCAGTTTGTATTTACACCGAGTAGAGGAAAAGAAAAATATTATAAACTAATTATGGATGATAGTATATTAGAGAACTTTTCCTTATATTCAGATGTAATGGATCCAAAGAGTAGTGCGATTTTACATGAGTTACTAGAAAAAATTACAGAGGATGATAAGGAGTCAGAAAGTCTGATTAATGATTTTACTGACTATCGTAAATATATGGACTATGACATTAAGATTCTTCATGATAATGGGGATACATCTAGTTTCTCAAAAGTCTGTCGTGAAAAGAGTGGTGGAGAAACGCAGACCCCTTATTACGTAATTATTGCAGCATCCTTCGTTAAATTATTTAACCAAGACTCGGCAGGAATCGTTCTATATGATGAGGCATTTAACAATATGGATGAAAGCCGAATCCAAACTATGATGGAATTTTACCAGTCACTTAATATGCAAATGATGATTGCCGTTCCACCACAACGAATGGAGACCTTAATGCCTTATATGAGTACGGTCTTAGTTGTTATTAAAGAAAAAGATTATACATATATCGAACCATTTAATCATCATTTTTAA
- a CDS encoding HD domain-containing protein encodes MSKDLISRVNDFLIKHLNQADVKDSEIQYRYEHTLRVANVGTQLARDEGANIKVVTVACLLHDVGKYDTNENREHGRVSARVARPFLETLGLSPKEINDISYAIAIHVDGEAGYDYEETIESKIVTDADNIDRFGAYRIYKYMQHLHTEQKPIPELKREVSERIERLNQFRKDQILQTKSGNEWFNKQLDLGIRYYKNYMEQLTNTSLPILDFD; translated from the coding sequence ATGAGTAAGGATTTAATTTCTAGAGTGAATGATTTTTTAATAAAACATCTTAATCAAGCAGACGTCAAAGATTCTGAAATTCAGTATCGTTATGAACATACGTTACGTGTTGCGAACGTAGGCACTCAATTGGCTAGAGATGAAGGTGCTAATATTAAAGTCGTAACAGTTGCATGCCTGCTTCATGACGTAGGGAAGTATGATACAAATGAAAATCGCGAACATGGACGAGTATCAGCACGTGTCGCTAGACCGTTTTTAGAAACACTGGGATTATCTCCTAAAGAAATAAATGATATAAGTTATGCAATTGCTATTCATGTGGATGGTGAAGCGGGGTATGACTATGAGGAGACAATCGAATCAAAGATTGTGACAGATGCGGATAATATTGACCGATTTGGCGCCTACCGAATTTATAAATATATGCAGCACTTGCATACCGAACAGAAGCCAATCCCTGAATTAAAGCGAGAAGTTTCAGAACGCATCGAGCGATTAAACCAATTTAGAAAAGACCAAATTCTACAAACTAAGTCAGGAAATGAATGGTTTAACAAACAACTAGACTTAGGAATTCGTTATTATAAAAACTACATGGAGCAACTAACGAATACGTCTTTACCGATCCTTGACTTTGACTAA